From the Sporichthyaceae bacterium genome, the window CGCCCTGACCCGGGCCAACGGCAAGTAGTCCCTGCGAACCCCACCAGGGGGCGGCACCCACTCGGGTGCCGCCCCCTCGTGTTTTCCCAGGCCTATCTCCTCAGGCCCCACCACTCTTCAGGCCCCACCACTGCTGGGCAGAGTTGCAACTCGGGAGGCGTTTCCCGCCGCCTCCCAACCGCTCCCGTTGCAACGTTGCCCAACAGTGGCCCTCCTGTCGATGCCGGTGCACACGCTCGTCACCCAGTCCGCCGGCTCGGCCACCTTCGCCAGCCACGCGAGCAATTGCGGGTTCTCCGCCTCACGGCGGATGCCCAGGCCACCGGGCACCAGGACGAAGTCCAACGGCGGATGGCTGTCGAAAGTCGTCTCCGGGATGATCCGCAGGCCCTTGCTGCACCGAATCGGCTGCGAGCCGGCGGCCACGAGCACTGCCCGGTCCGGCGCTTCGCCGGGCTGTTCCCGCAGCGCCGCCGAGGCGGTGAACACCTCCCAGGGCCCGACGAAGTCCAGCTCCTCGACATCGCGGAACACCAGCAGACCGATGGTGAACGACGACGCCCGCGTTCCTCCCGTCCAACGGAAGTCGCAGGCTACCCGCGATCGACCGGCACCGGGTCGACCGAGGGAAATGACGAGGCGTCAGGCCCGGGCGAAGAAGCACCAAGGCCTTCTCGCCGGGAGCGACCCAGGTGCTGACGACGCCCTCGCGGTTGAACACCTTGTAGAACTCGTGGTGCCTCCGCTGGATGCGGACCTGGATCGTCACGTTGTAGGGCGGCGGCGTGCGCCACCCGAATCCGACGTTGCACAGACCGGGCAGAACCGGCGCCCAGTCCGAGCATTCGCCGGACTTGGTGAAGTCGGCCAGGTCGTTCTCCCGGATTCAATTCGCCGGGATTGGTCCTCTGTGTCCGTTTCCGAGGTGGTGCCAATTGGCGCCTTTCACCCCGGCTCCGGAAAGCCCACTCCACCGAACGGGGGCCCAGTTATCACCGGGTCGCGGCAAGCGATCGCAAGCTTCCCCCAGGTTCGGCAACCTGCCACCGGCAATCCGAAACATGCCCAGGGGGCCCAGCCCGAAAGGGCCTCGCGCCCGCGAAAGGTGTGCAGAGCTGAACGCGCCCCCACCAAGTGGCTGGAGCCGGCGAGCGATACGGCACGGCGCGGACGCCCCACCCAGGGGCGGAGCCGGCGAGCGCAGCGAGCACGGCTGAACCCGCCCCCACCAAGTGGCTGGAGCCGGCGAGCGATAGCGAGCACGGCGCGGACGCCCCACCCAGGGGCGGAGCCGGCGAGCGCAGCGAGCACGGCGAAGCGCGACGCGACGCGACGCAATGAAATGACGAGGCGAGGTGGCCCGCGCTTTCCGCGGGCACACCTCACCTCTCGACTCGTGGAGGTGGCGGGAATTGAACCCGCGTCCTACGGCACCGATCCAGGTCTTCTCCGGGCGCAGCCTGCTGTTGATTTTCTCAGCCCCGAGGAGTCACACAGGCAAGCTCCCCGACAGGCTCAGTCACTGTTTGATGTCCCAACCGTCCCCGTGACCGGGTCGGAGGGTAAGCCCTCTAGCTGATGCCAGACACCGGGTCGAAGGCACTCCCCGGGCTGACAGACCTCCTAGTGCTCTACCGTCAGGCGGCGAGAGCGAGGTCGCGCTGGTTATTAACCTTGGCGCTTATTTTTTTTGCGAGGCATGGTTAACGAGATCGTCCCCGCATCCTCGGCCCGCTTCTCCTGCACCGACATCCGCAGTCGAAACCGATCACCCCCTGTTGAGTTGTGCGCCCCGGGTCGGCTCGTGGCCTGCCGGGACGTCTCCAGGATAGCGCCTGGGACCGACGGTTGGCTGGGCCGATCGCCAGGGGGCGGGTTCACCCGAACGGCCCACGACGTATTCGAGGGCGGCGCTCCGGGTCGAGCATCTGCACTGGGATCGGCGCACTTTCGGGGGCCGAAGATGAAACTCGACGCGATTGTCCGCGGTGCCCGCGAACGCGGCCCCGTGCTGATGACCGTGGCCTGCGCGGCGGCCACGATCTTCATCCTGTCGTTGGGCCCGGGAACGTTGACCAGTCACGCCATCGCACGTCCGGCGGCGCGAACCGTCGCCGCAGCGGCGCCTGCGCCGCGGATCCAGGTGATCGGGCAACGTGGCGGCTCGGACTGGGGTGCGGCCGACACCGTCGGCGCGATCGGCAAGGCTGCCGCGGCCGGGGTCGACGGTGTCGAGTTCGACGTCCGGATGAGCTCCGACGATCGTCCGGTGGTGTTCGCCGACGAGTACCTCGGGAAGGCCACCGACTGCCGCGGCGCCGTCGCACACCTGACTGCGGCTGCGCTGACGAGGTGCCGGCTCAGGAGCGGCGGCACGGTCCCGACGCTGGACGCGGTGCTGGCCCGGATCGCGCCCACGCCGACCCACGTCTACCTGAACGTCGCATCGTCCACCACCCTGGCCCAGGCGCACCGGATCATGGACGTCGTCACCGTGCACGGGATGGCCGACCCCTGGCGGCTCACAGTGCTCAGCTCCGACGCGCAAGTCCTGGCGCAGATGCGCGTCACCGGCGCCCGAGACCTCGGGCTGGTCTTCGCCGACGCTGCCGGCTGGAAGGCCCCGTACCGGGTGCTGGTGGTCTCGGCCGCGAAGCTCGACCCCGCTGCGGTGACCGACGCGCAACGGCGCGGACACTTCGTGATCGTCGTCGAGGACCACCCCACGACGCTGGCGCAGGTGGCCCGCCTGCACCCGAACGCGTTCCTGGCCGACAAGGTCCGGGCCGCCCTACGGGCGTTGGCGGCCGCCGCGGCTCATCCGTAGCGACGGTTGCGGCGGCTCATCTCCCGGGCCATCTCCCGGGTTGCCTGCCGTTCGGCCAGCGCCTCCCGCTTGTCGTGCTGCTTCTTTCCGCGG encodes:
- a CDS encoding DJ-1/PfpI family protein; this encodes MFRDVEELDFVGPWEVFTASAALREQPGEAPDRAVLVAAGSQPIRCSKGLRIIPETTFDSHPPLDFVLVPGGLGIRREAENPQLLAWLAKVAEPADWVTSVCTGIDRRATVGQRCNGSGWEAAGNASRVATLPSSGGA
- a CDS encoding glycerophosphodiester phosphodiesterase family protein, with the translated sequence MKLDAIVRGARERGPVLMTVACAAATIFILSLGPGTLTSHAIARPAARTVAAAAPAPRIQVIGQRGGSDWGAADTVGAIGKAAAAGVDGVEFDVRMSSDDRPVVFADEYLGKATDCRGAVAHLTAAALTRCRLRSGGTVPTLDAVLARIAPTPTHVYLNVASSTTLAQAHRIMDVVTVHGMADPWRLTVLSSDAQVLAQMRVTGARDLGLVFADAAGWKAPYRVLVVSAAKLDPAAVTDAQRRGHFVIVVEDHPTTLAQVARLHPNAFLADKVRAALRALAAAAAHP